The Hordeum vulgare subsp. vulgare chromosome 7H, MorexV3_pseudomolecules_assembly, whole genome shotgun sequence DNA window ttcgtcccaggggtcatttttgtcaattttgccctgCTTTTCTTCTGCCGCCTGACTTGCTGCTGCCGGCTGTCCAGATTATTGGTCGATTTGCTGCCGCTGCCTCCACGTGATGGACTGCCACGCGCATCGGATCTCGCCATTTTTTCCTCAACAAATCCACACCATCTGCTTCTCGTGATTCGCTCCCGACCGAGCGATCTCTTTTTCCCGATACATCCATCGACCAAGTTGGAATCGACGCGTATGCAAGGCTGGCGAGCTGGCGAGGGCGCGCGAGACCTGCACGGCTGCGCCACCGGCTCCGGCCTCGCGATCACTTAATAAAAAGTACATCGGCGTCGCGATCACTTCGTAGTAAGCAGCCGATCGACCGATGGCTTCCTCCCTTCGCCACTTGGCCTGCCGCAGCTCCCCGGCCGGTGCCGCCGCTTCGCCGACGCCGAGCTTGCTGCGACGCTTCAGCCCCGACTTCTGCGCCCTCGCCGCCCTTCGGCCGATCAGGCCGGCCACCGCCGGCGCCAAACCCCCGAGAGACGCCACGACCTCCACCGAGCAGGAGCAGCAGCTCGCCGCACATTGGCGTGGCGCCTACGACCACGAGCAGCCCTccacgtcgccgtcgccgtcggtgTCCTTGACGGAGGCGCCGGATCCCGCGGCGCTGCGCGTGGGGATCATCGGGTTCGGCAACTTCGGGCAGTTCATCGCCAGGGGCATCCAGCGGCAGGGCCAAGCCGTGCTGGCCACCTCAAGATCCGACTACTCCGGCTACTGCTCCGCCCACGGGATACGCTTCTTCAGGTGACCAACCATGCCAATCCACGAACCTATCTTTCTTCGATCTATCGGTTGGGAACTTGGGATGCAATTGCAAGGGGATCAATCCATCATGCTGTGAAatgctgacaacaacaacaacaacagaagcttgGAGGCGCTGTGCGAGGAGCAGCCGGACGTGCTGCTGGTTTGCAGCTCCATCCTCTCCACGGAGTCCGTCGTCCGGGCCATCCCCCTCGCCAAGCTCCGCCCCGACACCATCGTCGCCGACGTGCTCTCCGTCAAGCAGTTCCCCCGCAACCTCCTCCTCGAGGTTCGTAACCTTCAACCTGACCCGTACTTACCATTGATGATCGCACTAGTACCGATAATATTTCTTCTCAAAGTAAGTAGCTGTCTCTAGTTGAAATTTTAAACGAAACGTCTCGTCACACTTTTCAGCGCCTACCGCTAAACGTACTGTACTTTTTTGTGCCGCATTTTTAGCAGTGACGTTGAGTTTGGGGTCCTGCCAAACATACGGGGCCAGCATTGAGTTGCTCAACCGTCCCTCTGTCCGGTGCTCATGACACAACGACTGTACGAACTACCAGTACAGCTGCATTAGTTGAAGGAGTAAAGGGTTGGGCGGTCTTTGCTGCGCCGTTAATGTTCTTgggtttttataaaaaaaatactcTCTTTGTATTAAAATATAAGGTATAATTTTTTGAGAAGTCAAATCTTTTTAAATTTGACCAAATTTGTAGAGGAATATttcaatatatatataatatcaaATCgcattagattcatcatgaaatacatttttatttttattgattTAGTATTGTGGATGTCAATATTTTTGGCTCTGGACTTGGTCAAAGTTACAAATATTATACTTTTCGGAAACTTAATACACCTTATATCGTAAAATTGAGTGAGTGTTTGgtttggcggggggggggggggggggatggtgtGTTTTTATTTATTTGTAATGCAACGTGTTTGATAGGCCTTCAGTGGTTTGATTCAGTGTTATTTGCTAATCAATCCATACTTTTGTGTGAAAATATCATTGGTGGTTGCACGTTCCATATTGGTGCTACAATATCACATATTGGAACTTCTTTTTTAGGGGGTGAGAGGGATGTCGGTTGATTGATATGTTTTTGTAGGTCGATTGCTGTCAATTAATTTGGAAAATCGTTGAACTGGTCAAAATCAAAAAGCCAAATCTAAAATTAAATACCTCGATGGAATAAGAGAGCTTCAAAAATTAAAAAGCACAAGGAATAAAAGAATATAGTTACAGAGATgaattaaaataatttattaaaAGAGATGAATTAAAACATATGAGAGAGCTCCTTGAGAAATTCTTGATTTGATCAAAATCGGATGACACAATTCTAAATTGAAGACTTcaattgattgtgaggccttAAAATTAAGAAGCATGGTGTATTTATAAATATAgtatagaaaattgaataaaagAGCTTTGAGAAACTGTTGAACCGGTCAAAATCGGGTGACCCAATGTCAACCGGAAACCTCAATTGAATGTGGTGTCTCCAACTCTAGAAGGATTAGTGTTATAGTATATTTCTCTACAAATTAACATGACGTCAGATTTCCTAGAAATTGCCATGCTCGCGATAACATAATTTGCCATCCTGTCAGATTTGCCATGAGATTTTTTAACATTTCCGTAGTTTAACTCCATGATTGTTCGGTGCCACACCGTTAGATCCTACCGCCGGAGTTCGGCATCGTTTGCACGCACCCCATGTTTGGGCCGGAGAGCGGAAAGCACAGCTGGAGCAAGCTCCCCTTCGTCTACGAGAAGGTCCGCCTTTCGGATAAAGGAGACCAGAAGGCCAAGTGCCACCAGTTCTTGAGCATCTTCGAGCAGGAGGTAATTGGATAGGCCAATCAGGATTTCGATCTCATCTTAATCGCTTGTTCTCATTCAAGCATGAGATTGTTCAAAGTCAGCAAGGGAAAACAAAGAAAGGGCATTCCCTTGGTCAGGACTGACGAAAATCATGCATTCCTAACTTGTTGCCTTGTAGGGATGTCGGATGGTGGAGATGTCATGCGCAGAGCATGACCGCCTCGCCGCGGGAAGCCAGTTCATCACGCATACCATTGGGAGGTGGGCAACATTCGGTGGAAACCCatgaaaaacatgagaaaaagattttttgaagttttgaaaaatctgaaaaaatacgaAATATTAAAAGGGTGATGTTTTATTGCCACACCAAATTTCAAGTTAGAACACATTACAAGATGTGAGCTATGAAAAAGACAAAATCAGCGTCGGATAGTGGCAAACAGTAATATCGCTACTCAGGGCTGAATTTGTCGTTTTCATAACTCACATCCCATAATGTGTTTCAACTTGATATTTTGGGTGGCAATAAAACATCACCCTCTTAACATCCCACCTTTTTTCGGATTTTCTTAAACATTTAAAATATGACTTCCACGATTTTTTTTATTGAATGTTGGTTTCTGTATGATATTCTTCCGATGGGCAACTGACCATCTATCTAGTCTTGCCAGCCGATTATGTTTGGCAGAGCCGAAGTGTTAACTGTTCATTGTTGTGCAAGTGATGCAGGGTTTTGGCGGAGCTAAACCTCAAGTCCACGCCAATCAACACCAAGGGTTACGAGACCCTCCTGCATCTGGTAAGCGGCGCAGAGGGAAATACATACACGAAGCATTTTCCTTTTGTTCTCGAGAGGCTGTTGTTACCTGATAATCATATTTGGGTCGGCCTTTTTCGCCTGTGCAGACAGAGAACACGGTGAGCGACAGTTTTGATCTGTACTACGGGCTCTTCATGTACAATGTGTACGTCGCAGAGCAGGCAAGTCCACTCATACGACGCACCGTCGCCTTTCATGATATGAAATTATGTTGAAATGTCGTTCTGAATCTCCAGAGTATCATGTGCAGATGGACAAACTGGACAGGGCGTTTGAGGATGTGAAGCGGATGTTGTACGGCAGGCTGCATGGCATGCTACGAAAGCAGATCGTAGAGAGGGTCCCCATGCCCGGAGCACCTTCCTTGGGATCGACACAAGCCAAGGACAGTCCTGCTGCGATCAGAGAAGAGACGAAGCCCCTACCCCCTCGTGTTGCTGCTGTACCCTCTCCTTGTCATACGCTTTCCCCGGTGGCTTTCGGCACTGCAACATGTTGAATCTGCGTATCTTTCTCGCCGTTGTAATATCGTTATTCAAGCATCTGCGATTAGGGCTCTATGCATGTAATATTGACCAAGCAAAACTTTTTTTTCGAAACGGCCCAAGGCCGTATATGATGTTTTGGCACTTTGCATACTTGTCTGAATTGAGCCTGTTTGAATTAATTTGAACTCATGCAGCAAAAAATCATATGCATCTGGTTTGATTGCATGTATTTAGGCTACCTATATCATAAAAGCAATTTTTTACCATGATATGTGATTGCCTGCGCCGTAGTTGTTAGACAAACTATACGTTGCCTGGTTGCAAATGGTATGAGGTATGATCACCACTTTTCACTAGTGATTGACTTTACCATACATGGGTTGGATATTATCTTTCTCCTAAGCTAGAAAATAAGTGAATGTTTATCCTATCTACTAAAAAATAACAATACAAATTAAGAGCCATATGTCTCAATGAGGGAAAGTTTATCAATGCTTACCGGGTGGAACTCCTTCCTCGCCCTTTTTATTTATTCTGCTGCTGTTTTTTCCCTTGTGCTattgcctcttcttcctctttttcaaATCCTTGTGTGACCTTTGTTATTTCACATTTGTGTGAGCTTACTTTATCCTTTTATTCTTGTAGGCTTTGTTGTCAAATACCTCTACACCATAGCCGGAGCGAATAACATCATGAGATGTCACATCTTCCTCCTTTAACACAAGTTCATCACAATCCCATTGTAGGATCCAGTTATGAAGGATGCAAGCTTAACGTGGGTAGGGTAAGGATGGTGTCGCGGCCCACCTTTGCAGGCATACGGTCTCCTGTGTTTCTATGCCCACCCCTGAATCAAATTATCGTCATACACGGTAATGATGTTGCATCTTTCACAAATACGTCCTTTTTTACATCACATGATCCAGAAAGAAAATAATCTTACAAACCCTAGCCATAGGCTAGTCAAATAGATAGTCTTACAATAAGCAACAAAGTTGATAACAAGCGGAAACCAAAGCAAGTCTAAGGCAAACATCTTGGTAAGctccatcaacaccacaatgAAGTATGCTGAGTGAAGGCATGCAACCCTATGTAAATTACTCCTCGTAG harbors:
- the LOC123408896 gene encoding arogenate dehydrogenase 2, chloroplastic-like, coding for MASSLRHLACRSSPAGAAASPTPSLLRRFSPDFCALAALRPIRPATAGAKPPRDATTSTEQEQQLAAHWRGAYDHEQPSTSPSPSVSLTEAPDPAALRVGIIGFGNFGQFIARGIQRQGQAVLATSRSDYSGYCSAHGIRFFRSLEALCEEQPDVLLVCSSILSTESVVRAIPLAKLRPDTIVADVLSVKQFPRNLLLEILPPEFGIVCTHPMFGPESGKHSWSKLPFVYEKVRLSDKGDQKAKCHQFLSIFEQEGCRMVEMSCAEHDRLAAGSQFITHTIGRVLAELNLKSTPINTKGYETLLHLTENTVSDSFDLYYGLFMYNVYVAEQMDKLDRAFEDVKRMLYGRLHGMLRKQIVERVPMPGAPSLGSTQAKDSPAAIREETKPLPPRVAAVPSPCHTLSPVAFGTATC